AATCTTCTGTGGATCCGTTTTCAATATCTCTTCCCTCATCCGGGTCGTTCAGTCTCCAATTGTAGAACACCTTACCTTCCGGAGGGGTGAGCGTACAGGTGGGGAGAGCCTGACGGTCTCCCATAGTCCTCACGACAGGGGACATGGAATGGTCCTCGGGATCTTCGGAATTACAGAAGTTGACGGTATAGGATCCGGAATAGTTCCAGATTGCCCAGAACTCGGTACCCATCATGGTCGCATACGGTTCTCCCCCTCCAATGGTATCATTGGGATCAGCATCTGCCGTAGGTCCCCATCCGATGAAGGAGTAGTACTGCTTTGCGAATATATCGCCCGAGGGGAAGTAACCGCAGTAGAAATCAGTGTTGGCATAGTTGATAATCTGAACCTGGTCTCCATAGTTGGAGTGGAATGTCACGGCAGCGATATCCGCAGTCCAGACCAGATAGATTTCGATGGTCTCCCCGGTCAGGGGAGCTACGGTGAGAGATCTAGATACGTTTCCTCCGCCAAAGTCATATTCGAATAGGTTATAGTACACGTCCTTGTTTCCGAACTTGTAATAGGTATTGCTATCTCCGCCGTACCGGTAGGTTCCGTCACCGTTAGGGGTGAAGGAATAGACGGGTTCCATGAACATCACAGATTCGAATGCAACATTCAAGGATTCGACCCTGTACGATCCCGTGACCTTGTTGCTGGGTGCGGTAATCTCGGGGAACTCATAGAAGTATAGAGACATCTCTCCATGGTTCATATCCGAGTACAATACCTCTCTGGTGGCCGATTCGGGAGTTCCGCCCGCATCGGCGATGATGTCGAGGTAGAATCCGTCTATCATCCACTGTGCGTAGAGGACAATTCTTCCTTCGACGAGGTCAGCGGGGTTGAATACGTCTCCTTCGACGTAACTCCTGCCGTTACCGTTGGCCTGTGTGTTCCAGCCGGTCAGCGCATGGTCGTTCCAGCGGGGGGTAGTAGCATCGAAGGTGAACGAGTAGTCACGCACAGTAGTGGGTTCTCCTCCGAAGGTACCTCCGTTTCCGTCGAGGACGGCCTCGTACTGGGTGACGGATCTCATCTGCGCAGGCTTGCTGGTCAGGGTAACGGTGAAGTGGGCAATCGCATCATTGTTGTACTGGTACAGCAGGCCGTTGTCCTTTCCGTAGAATCCCTGGTTGACCATGGTCTCGGTCCGTACAGTCCTCTCAGTGCTCTGGTTCCAGTAGCGCTGATAGACAGAGTTCTCCATGACATAGCATTCGACCTGACCGTTGAGGAAGGTCTCAGTGCTTATCCTGTGTGTATAGAGTCCGGCACCCTGGTTGTTAGTGACCTCGCTGTTCAGCAGGTAGACGATGTAGTTGTCCTGGGGGTACATGAACGGGCCGAAGATATACGAGCGGTTGCCGTCGGTCGCGTTGTAACTGTAGTCGGAGTTCACTTCTTCCACTGTATAGGTAGTCTCTTCCGATAAGAAGGATTCCTCATGGTAAGTGAAAGAATCATTGACCGTGGGCATATATCCGCCCATGAGCGGGTCATCCATCCAGAAGTAGATGGTGATACTGTACCTCTGTCCGTCTCCGAGGGCATTGAATGCGACACGCATTCTGTCTCCATCGGGGTTCTCGGTGATGTTGGTGCTGTTACCCTTCTTGATCTGCGCGTGGTACACGGTCTGATCGAGGGTGAAGGTGTAGCAGTACTGTCCGTCATTGACCTCCTCCTTGGACCAGTTGGTTCCTCCCGTGAAGATGAGGGGGTAGGAAGGCGAACCGTCCGACTCGTATGCATCTTCGCCGTTGATGGTAAGGGTGATGCCTGCGGGCAGGTTGTGCACCTCCCAGTCGATGTTGGTGGGTGTGAGGACGATCTCCGTGAACACCGCATAGACGGTACGCGCACAGCCTACGGCATGGGCGGTTGTGAGCATCGGGTTGTCGCCTTCGGGGTCGTAGTCATCGTCCATCAGCATCCAGCCCCTGAATTCCATTCCGTCAGGGATAGCCATACCTATGGCCTCGGGGGTCTGATAGTTGGCACCGGAGTAGGGAATCGAAGTCTGAGCATTCTGACTGGCCTTGTACTGGACCGCGATGGGGGTGGGAGTGTATTCGTTTCCTGTGCCAGTTAGGACAGTCTCGATGACCTGCTTGGAGCGAGAGTACTCCATACCTCCTCCACCCATCTCCATTTCCATGTAGAAGCAGGTGAGGTCAGCATCCTCGGCCATGGTCACAGTTGATCCATTCATGTTGCGCGTGTAACAATCGAGGTATACGGTGTTGGTAACGCCGTTGAATGAGACCTGGACAGGCTCTATGAAATGATCTCCCTGGCGCAGATACACTGCGTAGTCCGAATCATTGCTATCGCCATACAGCTGGGGATAGTTGCCCTGGGCGATGGTCATGTAACTGTCAGCAATCCAAGTTCCCTGCTCATTGAACATCATCTCGATGTCATATGTCGAGGCATCCGCTCTGATGACCATGGCTCTGAATTCGACAGATCCGATTTGATCACCGCCCTGATTATAGTAGTAGGTGTGGCCGCCGAAGATATCTCCGAGGGTTGCGGTGTAAAGGCCGTCGACCCAGTTGATGTACAGGGTTACAGTGGTTCCCTGTGCGAATTCGACGAAAGCATCATCGATGGTGACGTTGCCGACGCTGTAGTTGGTGCCGGTTCCGTCAGCCTTGGTGTTCCATCCGCCGAAGAACTTGGTGTCCTTGGAGGCAGTGGGCCTTGCAAGGGTGATGGTGTCTCCATAGTGCTTGTTGGTGAGGTCACCGGGGACATTGCCGCTTCCGGTGTTCAGGTTGAAGGTCACGGTGTAGTTGATCTGCGTCCACTTGGCGTAGAAGGTCACCGTGTTGTTCTCAGCATAATCCAGAACAGCACCGCTCACGTTGAGTTGGCCCTCGGCGAAGGGTACGTTCACGCTGCCGTATTCATCGTAGCACCAGGATCCCGCGTTCTCGTAGCCAGCTCTGGTTCCGGTGTACGCGGGCTGGTCGATGGTGTCTCCGAGTTTCACGTTCTGGATGGATGCGACACTGCCGCTTCCTCCGTTCACGCTGAAGGCGATGGTGAAATTCTGGAGGACATAACTTGCGGTGATGGTGATTCCCTCGGTTCCAATCGTTCCGGAGTTGGGGGACCAGGCCTCGAAGGTGTAGTACTCCTTGACAGGGGTCACACCGAAATCAGCGATGATGGCGGTCACGGCGGTACCGTAGTCGAAGTCCTTCTCATAGCCGGTGAGGGTGATCTGCCATCCCTGTCCGACATTGCCGGATCCTATGGATCCGCCGCCGAGGTTGATGGCAGCGGTGTATTGGATGGCTCCCCAGTGGGCAACAAGTTCGGGGCTGGCGGTATCGACGTCCCAAGTCTTGGTTCCCTTACCCTGGTTGGAGATGTATTGCACATCGCCGAGGAAGTATCCGAGGAACTGGCTTCCTTCCTTGGCGGGGACGGTGATGTCGGGGAGGGCCGCATCGTAGGTAGCGGTCACACTGTCGGATCCGCCGGCTCCTTCGGCCTTGTTGAAGGTCACTGTGTATGTTTTGGCGGCCCAGTCGGGGACGAGTTCCAGATGGGCGGTGATGGGGGTGGAGAACACCCAGTTGTTGCCGGTGGCCTCATTGCGCCAGCCGTTGCAGGTATAACCTGTCCTGGAGGGGTAGTCTATGGCCACTGCCACATCATCCTTGAGAACGGTCTGGGTCTCGATGACTCCGTTGTCTCCGCTGAACACGACGGTGTAGTAGTACACGTATCCTGTTCCAGTTCCGCTATCGACTGTAATCTCACAGACGGTGTCGTTTCCTCTCTTGATGGTGTAGGTCTCGCCATTCACGATGGAGACGTCACCTGTGCTCTCGAAGGTGAATGTGCCAGTGGTGGTCTCGGTCATCACAGCGCTGTTGGCATCCTTGTGGACTGTAACGGTTCCGACATTGGCCATTGGCGCACCGTTAAGACTGAACGATACGGAGATGTTGTTGTTACCCCATACGGCGTAAAGGTTGACGTTTCCTTCGTTGACATCGGTGAGGTTCAGGACAGTCTGGCCGTTGGTGTAGGCGACAGCTCCGTCGGCAGAGGTGGCCCATCCTCTGAAGGCACTTCCTTCCTTGGAGAAGCCGTTGCTGGTGAGAGCCACGGAGGTACCGTAGGTCATGTTCTGGGGAGCCATCGTACCGGTAGCGGCCTGATCGTTGGCGTTGAAGGTTACGGTGTACGTGTTGGCCGTCCAGTTTGCCATGAACGTCTTGTCCCCATAGCTTCCCTGGGTAATCTGGGTGACTATTTGTGACGGGTCCATGATGAACCATCCTCCGAAGTGCATACCGGTCTTGGTGGTGTTGGTGGGCAGATCGAAGGTCGGGGTCTCTATGGTATATTCGATGGAATCGACCAGGGTACCGCCATCGGTATTGAACGCGATGGTGTAGGTCGCGACGTTCCACTTGGCGTACAGGTTGACAGTTCCCTCCTTGACATTGGTGAGGTTCCTGACAGTCTGTCCGTCGGTGTAGACGACGGCTCCGTCGGCGGTCGTCGCCCATCCTGCGAAGCTGTAACCGTCGTTGTTGAATGCATTGGCGGTAAGGGCTGCCTCGGTGTCGTAGGTCATGTCCTGGGCGGCCATTGTGCCGGTAGCTGCGTCGGAGTTCTTGTTGAAGACCACCTGGTAGGTGTAGGCGGTCCACTGGGCCGTCAGGGTGGCGTCCTCGGTGAACTTGACCGGGGATACCCAGGGATCGAATCCGTACCCGGTCCTGGAGGGGACGGGGAGGACGGGCACGTCGGAGTTGTAGTTGCCGCCGACGGTGGTGGTGGCGACGGTCTGCTCCGAGATCGTGAACGTTCCGCCGTTACCGTCGAGGGTGAGGGTTATGTACTGGGTGAGGACCCAGTCGGAACAGTGCGTGATGGTGAAGGTGACATATCCCTCTGCATCCACGGGGAACTGTCCGATGGGTTCGGCCTCGCCAGAGTTCTGGATGCTGATGAGGGTTCCGGCAGGGAACACGTCGGTTCCGATGAAGTACCTGATGGTGGACTCGTAGGGGAGGGTTCCGTCATATGCGAAGTCCAGGGTGATCTTCTTTTCGGAAGCGAGGAGACTGGTGTCAGGGGTGACAGTGGTATCCATCGCCTGGTCAGCGTATCCCGTCTGCTTGCTGTCGGATCCGGACATGGTCCAGGTGAGCTTGTTGACCGTGTCCTCGACCTCCAAGGTCTTTCCTGCCTTGAGCTCATCGACCGCGGCGGCAGGGATGATCTTGTCGGTGGCACCGGAGTCGAAGGTGACCTTGACATCGGTGTTGGCGGTAATCTGCGCCGCGCTGGGCAGGGTGTTGTTGGCGAGGTCCAGCTGCCACTTGGCGTAGACTGTGATGTTCTTCTCGGTTCCCTTGGCGACCTGTGTGATCTTGTCACCGGAGAAGTCTGCGTTCAGATACCATCCGAGGAAGGTGTTTCCGTCCTTCGTCGGGGTGGCGAGATCGAATGTGTCGGTGTTCTTGGTGAACTCCTTGGCGGCGATCTCGTTTCCGCCGTTGGTGTTGTAGGTCACCGTATACTTGGTGTCGCCGGAGGATCCTCCCTTCAGGAGGAGCACCGCACCGACCGCGGCGGCTGCCACGACGGCGATGACAAGTATGATGGTGATCAGTTGTTTCTGCTGCATAAAATCACTCTGTGTTTAATTCGTAAACGGTTTCGGCGAACGCCTCCCTGGGGCGGAGACAAAAGAAAAAACTCCGCAGGAGACACCTTCTTGATCCAATGAAAATCCCGGACGGACGATACCGTTCGGGGAAATATCCCGGATGACCGTTCCCTGCAAGCGCGGAATAAAATGCACGGCCTATGTCAGCACGCTCTGCGCTTGTGCGGCATACCGGAGTGGGAGAATTCACGAACCCCCCCCACGTATAGCGGTCGAAGGCCATGGATTAAGAACCCTAATATGGGTTAATAAAACATTATGCGCATTAATATTAATCTTAACAATAGTTAATAAATATCCTCGTTCACCGAAATGCCGCAGAAAACGATGTCTGGGTCATCGCATATTCCGGGGGAATACGTTTCGACATCCGTCTGTCGGTAAGAAAATTCGGGAAATCAGGCGGCGACCTGGTCGAAAAGCCTCTCGAGCATCCAGTCGGCATCGAACTTCTCGATGTCCTCGTACTCCTGTCCGTCGCACACGAATGCGATGGGTTTGCCGATGGTCTTGGCAATGGAGAGGGCAGCTCCGCCCTTGGCGTCGGTGTCGATCTTGGTGAGGATGATGGCATCGATTCCCACGGCCTCGTCGAAGACCTTGGCCTGCTCGACGGCATCGTTGCCGGCGAGGGAATCACCCACGAAGATCTTGAGGTCGGGTTTGGCGACCTTGACAATCTTCTTCATCTCGGCGATGAGGTTGTTGTTGGTCTGCATCCTGCCTGCGGTATCGATGAGGACCACATCCTTCATCTTGGAGCGGGCGTGCTCGATTGCGTCGTAGGCAACGGAAGCGGGATCCGCATCCTGTACGGATTTGACGATCTTCACGTTGAGCTTGTCGGCGTGGATGCTGAGCTGTTCGATGGCTCCGGCCCTGAAGGTGTCGCATGCCGCCAGTACGACGCTGCGTCCCTCCTGCTTCAGCCTGTTGGCGATCTTGGCGATGGCGGTGGTTTTGCCGGTGCCGTTGATGCCGATGAACATGATGACGGTAGGCTTCTTCTGTTCGGCGAGCCACGCATCGAAATCGAAAACATTGATACGGAGGACGTCGCTGACAGCTTCTTTCACTGCGAGCTCGACAATCTCCTCCAGGGTGTACTCCCTGCTGTACTTCTTGCCGGCGAGGTTGTTGCGTACACCGACGATGATCTCCTGCACGACGGGATATGCCACATCGGATTCCAGGAGGGTGACCTCCAGCTCGTCGAGGATGTCGTCGAGCGGGTCGTCCTTGATCTTCTTGCTCAGGAAAGAAGAGCTGAGCATCTCGTCGGATCTCTTGTTCTTGCCCTTGACGGGCTTGCCCTTTCTGTCCTCTTTCTTCTCCTCTTTCTTGGGAGCGGGGGCAGGGGCGGGCTCGGGTTTGACCTCAGGTGCGGGTTCTTCCCTCTTGGGTTCCGGTACCTGTTCGGGAACGGTCTCCTGGACAGGGGTCTCGGTCTCAGGCACCTCGGGGGCCGCCGTCTCCTGGACGGCGGGTGCCTCGGGTTCTTCCTTGTAGACCGATTCGGCGTCGAGCTTCTCGCCTTTCTTGAAAAGGTTCTTCAGCTTCGACTTGAGGGAATCGAACATTTCAATCACTGGGCGCTGCCTTGAGATCTTCTTGCGGCGTATTCCTGCTGGATGGCCGCGTCGAGCTCTTCGACGTATCCCTGGATCTCCTGCATGGCGGAGATGGTCTTCTGGATGGCATCGGAGAGTTCATTGGTCGTGCGCTCGAGGTACTCAAGGGCCTCCGGGAAATCCTTCTCCACGGAGATCTTGCTTCCGACCCCGATAATCGCTTTCTTCTTCTCGGAAACCTGAACGGTGACCAGACAGGAGCCTCCGACGGGAATCAGGATCTCGTCACCGGGCTTGGCGTCCACTAAGGCCTGCACGGTCCTGCTGGCCCTGGTGGTCTCGTCGCGGGTGTTCTGCAGAATCCTGGCCTGGCGGGTGATGCCTTCGAGCTGCTTGTTGTAGCTCTCGAGGGCCTGCATCGCCTGGCGGAGTTCCTCGTCGTTCATCTCATGCACCGATCTGGTATTTCACGAGGTGGCTCTCGACCTTGTCGGCGGGGAGCTCTTCGACGGCGGTGATGGTGACCTGCCATCTCTTCATCTTGTGCCTGCTTCCGATGGTGGACAGGACTTTCTCTCTGACTGCGGTTTCGTCTTCGGCAGCCATCTCGATGGAGAAGGGCTGCTCTTTCCTGGGGTCAGCGAAGTGACCGGTTACAAGGAATGCCTTCATAGATATACCTGGGCGGGGACTATCTGTATTATATTAATAAAGGTTGCGGGATTTTTATTTAAAGAAAAGGGGGTCAGAACAGTCTTTCCTTCCTTTCGGATTCCCACCCGTAACTGGCATACTTCCTGCCTATCAGAAGGGGCGCGGCGTATTCCGGGACCTCGGTCTCGCCCTTGAGGGACATGTGTTCGCCCATCATGTACAGGTCCATGGGTTTGCGCATGGTCACTTTTACGGGGTCGTCGGTGTAGACGTCGGGTACCGCGGACTGCAGGGGATCGTAATCCGTGAGTTCGTCGCGGGTTATGTGCACCACCTTCAGACCCGTCTTGCCATGCAATGACCCAGGCAGACGGATCAGTCTCTTGATATCGGGGGTGACGGGTTTGTCGACCTCGCTCGAGAGGAGGGGTGCGACATCGTTCAGGGCCTTCATCAGGATGTCCTGTTCGGGGTTGGTGAGGCCGTTCATGCTGTTATGCTCGAACATGGTTCTGAACATCCCCTTCAGATGGGTGCGGAGGTTCACCAGCGTCTGCGGGGTGGCCTTCACCGAGGGGTAGATCGCCTTGATGACCTTCGGATCGCTCTCGATGATGTTCAGGCAGATCAGTTTCAGTGCCTCCCTCAGCTTGAGTTTCCATCCGCCTGAGTCTGCGGGCGGGATGACGCGGTACGAATGGGTGTTGGAACGGGTCAGCCCGTTACCCATGACGCTGACGCTGACCGCATCGGTGTGGATGGGGAAAACGGTGTCCAGATCCAGTCCGATGCAGGATACGTAGTCGACCAGCTCCCTGCGTTCGTTGGTCCCCAGGGTGTAGATGTCGTTGGTGCGGATGTGGGCGTGGTAACCCCTTCCGCCGGAGAAGCAGATACGGACCTGTTTCTCCGAGAAGCCCAGGTCGGAACATAGGAAGTCGTCCACCAGGGAGATCATCTCCTTGCGGATCTGCACCATCATCTGCGAATAGGTCATCTCCTCCGCACCGGCGAGGTGGTCCGCGTCGAGGTCGAAGATGAGTTCGGCACCCATCCATTCCTTCTCCTCCATGACCGGTTTGGCGGGATGGCGGTAGTACGCGGTGGAGTAGTAACTGTGTGCTGGCACTTTCGACATCATGAAGGTCTTCAGATCATCGGGACTGGAGAACGCCATATGCCTCTGCATCGTTTTCCCGAAGGGGATGAAACCGTATTCCTTCTTGGTGAAACGGTCGGGCATGTCCGGGGTGAAGGAGCGGTAGTACCTGCGGAACAGTTTGAAAAGGAAACGGCTGTTGGGGTCCAGTTCGACCTCCGTATAGGGTTTCTGTTGCTGAAAACCGCCCTGCCTTTCCATTATCCGACCATTGGATTACGCTTTAATAAAGTGTTTCTGCTTCCGTGGCTTTGGGGAAATCATCGAATTCTCGTATTTGTTTCATATAACCTGCAAGCAGTTATATAGTGAGAAACCCGATGTTCGTCCCGAGGGTGCACATGACCGAAATCAGGACGATGGAAATCAGACTCTATCCCAACAAGACCCAGGAGAGGACCATGTTGGATACCATCGGTCATTGCTGTTTCCTTTACAACCATCTCCTCGAACATTGCAGGAATGCCTTCGCGGAAAGCCTTAGACATCCTACCGAATACGATATGAACAAGGAGATAACTGCCTTCAAGAAGGAACGTCCAGAACTTATTACTGTTTACTCTCGGGTGCTAATCAATGTCAGCACCCGCGTATCCCTGGCGTTCAAGGGGTTCTTCAGACGTCTGGCGACGAAAACGGAACACGCCGGTTTCCCCAGGTTCAGATCCTTCTCCAGATACGATTCCTTCACATACACGCAAAGCGGTTTCTCGCTGGAAAACGGGAGACTGAAACTGTCGAAGATCGGCACCATCCGCATCGCCGGTCTCAGGAAGATGTTCGGCAGGCTGAAGACCTGCACCGTGAAACGCGAAGGTATCGGCCCGCATTACAGATGGAAGGCCTGCCTCACCTACGAGTGCGAGGAGATAAAGACCTCCTTCCTGGAGGATACCAGGGAGTCCGTAGGTATCGACCTCGGTCTGGAGACCGTGGTGGAGACTTCCTCAGAGTATAGTTTCGTCAACCCCCGTCATCTCAGGAAGGCGGAGAAGACCATTGCCGCCATCCAGCGCAGGATGATGGCCTTCGAGAAGGGCTCTCCGGGATGGCTGAAGTACAAACAGAGGCTGTATCACGCCTTCACCCGTCTCAGGAACATTAGGAAAGCGGAGAGATACGGGATCGTCAACTATCTGATAAGCAAGTTCAGCCTCATCGCCGTCGAGGACATCGATGTGGAGAAGATCCAGGAGAAGGCCCTCGGAAAGGGGATGAGGAAATCATACAGCGACGCGAGCTGGGCAATGCTCACCGATACCCTGTGCACCAAAGCGGCAGAGGCTGGGTGCACGGTGGTGAAGGTGAGACCGGAATACACGTCGCAGAGGTGTTCAGCGTGCGGACGGCTGGTTCCGAAGACACTTTCGGAGCGGAGGCACGTCTGCACGTGCGGTGCAGACATGGGCCGCGACAAGAACGCCGCATTCAATGTCGAGCGCTTGGGCCTGCAAGCGTTGCAGCTGACCCGCTGCAGAATGGAGATACTCGGTCACTCGGGTAGATCACAGTGGGGAAATCCATGATTTCCTCAAAGCCGCTTCCGTTACCCATGGATAAGCTTCCCGTCTATGACAACCACATCCACATGAGCCCCCACGGACGCAACGTGGATGCTCTCCGGGAGTACGAGCAGGCCGGAGGCACCGGACTGACACTCGTCACACTGCCGTATCCGGAGGTCAGGATCGCGAACGGGAAGGATTTTGCTAAATCTTACGAAATCACCTTCGACCTGGCCGCGAGGGCCAGGGAGGCTACCGATTTGGAGATTAACATCGCTGTCGGACCGTATCCCATCCTGCTGATGTCCCTCGCCGAGGAGTTCGGTCTCGAAAAGGCCGAGGAGATGATGATGCAGGGCATGGAGGATGCGGGGAAAGCGGTACAGGAGGGGAAGGCCGTCGCCATCGGGGAGATCGGCAGGCCCCACTTCGAATGCTCCCCGGAGATATGGGATGTCTCCAACAGGGTCCTGCAGAGAGGTATGGAAATCGCCAAGGAGAACGATGTGCCAGTAATCATACATTGCGAGTCCGGGACCACCGATACCAACCGCAGTCTCGCAGACATCGCGAGGAAGGCGGGACTCGATCCAGGCATGGTCATCAAGCACTCCTCACCGCCGTTCGTGACGGAGGAGGAGACCTTCGGTGTGATGCCCTCCATCCCCGCTTCCAAGACCAACATCAAGGAAGCCCGCGCCAAGGGTTCCGACCGTTTCATGCTGGAGACCGATTACATCGACGAGCCCTCCAAACCTACGGCCATAATGTCGGTCACCACCGTT
The sequence above is a segment of the methanogenic archaeon ISO4-H5 genome. Coding sequences within it:
- a CDS encoding adhesin-like protein — translated: MQQKQLITIILVIAVVAAAAVGAVLLLKGGSSGDTKYTVTYNTNGGNEIAAKEFTKNTDTFDLATPTKDGNTFLGWYLNADFSGDKITQVAKGTEKNITVYAKWQLDLANNTLPSAAQITANTDVKVTFDSGATDKIIPAAAVDELKAGKTLEVEDTVNKLTWTMSGSDSKQTGYADQAMDTTVTPDTSLLASEKKITLDFAYDGTLPYESTIRYFIGTDVFPAGTLISIQNSGEAEPIGQFPVDAEGYVTFTITHCSDWVLTQYITLTLDGNGGTFTISEQTVATTTVGGNYNSDVPVLPVPSRTGYGFDPWVSPVKFTEDATLTAQWTAYTYQVVFNKNSDAATGTMAAQDMTYDTEAALTANAFNNDGYSFAGWATTADGAVVYTDGQTVRNLTNVKEGTVNLYAKWNVATYTIAFNTDGGTLVDSIEYTIETPTFDLPTNTTKTGMHFGGWFIMDPSQIVTQITQGSYGDKTFMANWTANTYTVTFNANDQAATGTMAPQNMTYGTSVALTSNGFSKEGSAFRGWATSADGAVAYTNGQTVLNLTDVNEGNVNLYAVWGNNNISVSFSLNGAPMANVGTVTVHKDANSAVMTETTTGTFTFESTGDVSIVNGETYTIKRGNDTVCEITVDSGTGTGYVYYYTVVFSGDNGVIETQTVLKDDVAVAIDYPSRTGYTCNGWRNEATGNNWVFSTPITAHLELVPDWAAKTYTVTFNKAEGAGGSDSVTATYDAALPDITVPAKEGSQFLGYFLGDVQYISNQGKGTKTWDVDTASPELVAHWGAIQYTAAINLGGGSIGSGNVGQGWQITLTGYEKDFDYGTAVTAIIADFGVTPVKEYYTFEAWSPNSGTIGTEGITITASYVLQNFTIAFSVNGGSGSVASIQNVKLGDTIDQPAYTGTRAGYENAGSWCYDEYGSVNVPFAEGQLNVSGAVLDYAENNTVTFYAKWTQINYTVTFNLNTGSGNVPGDLTNKHYGDTITLARPTASKDTKFFGGWNTKADGTGTNYSVGNVTIDDAFVEFAQGTTVTLYINWVDGLYTATLGDIFGGHTYYYNQGGDQIGSVEFRAMVIRADASTYDIEMMFNEQGTWIADSYMTIAQGNYPQLYGDSNDSDYAVYLRQGDHFIEPVQVSFNGVTNTVYLDCYTRNMNGSTVTMAEDADLTCFYMEMEMGGGGMEYSRSKQVIETVLTGTGNEYTPTPIAVQYKASQNAQTSIPYSGANYQTPEAIGMAIPDGMEFRGWMLMDDDYDPEGDNPMLTTAHAVGCARTVYAVFTEIVLTPTNIDWEVHNLPAGITLTINGEDAYESDGSPSYPLIFTGGTNWSKEEVNDGQYCYTFTLDQTVYHAQIKKGNSTNITENPDGDRMRVAFNALGDGQRYSITIYFWMDDPLMGGYMPTVNDSFTYHEESFLSEETTYTVEEVNSDYSYNATDGNRSYIFGPFMYPQDNYIVYLLNSEVTNNQGAGLYTHRISTETFLNGQVECYVMENSVYQRYWNQSTERTVRTETMVNQGFYGKDNGLLYQYNNDAIAHFTVTLTSKPAQMRSVTQYEAVLDGNGGTFGGEPTTVRDYSFTFDATTPRWNDHALTGWNTQANGNGRSYVEGDVFNPADLVEGRIVLYAQWMIDGFYLDIIADAGGTPESATREVLYSDMNHGEMSLYFYEFPEITAPSNKVTGSYRVESLNVAFESVMFMEPVYSFTPNGDGTYRYGGDSNTYYKFGNKDVYYNLFEYDFGGGNVSRSLTVAPLTGETIEIYLVWTADIAAVTFHSNYGDQVQIINYANTDFYCGYFPSGDIFAKQYYSFIGWGPTADADPNDTIGGGEPYATMMGTEFWAIWNYSGSYTVNFCNSEDPEDHSMSPVVRTMGDRQALPTCTLTPPEGKVFYNWRLNDPDEGRDIENGSTEDLARSELPVTLYAIWDWE
- a CDS encoding signal recognition particle receptor FtsY, whose protein sequence is MFDSLKSKLKNLFKKGEKLDAESVYKEEPEAPAVQETAAPEVPETETPVQETVPEQVPEPKREEPAPEVKPEPAPAPAPKKEEKKEDRKGKPVKGKNKRSDEMLSSSFLSKKIKDDPLDDILDELEVTLLESDVAYPVVQEIIVGVRNNLAGKKYSREYTLEEIVELAVKEAVSDVLRINVFDFDAWLAEQKKPTVIMFIGINGTGKTTAIAKIANRLKQEGRSVVLAACDTFRAGAIEQLSIHADKLNVKIVKSVQDADPASVAYDAIEHARSKMKDVVLIDTAGRMQTNNNLIAEMKKIVKVAKPDLKIFVGDSLAGNDAVEQAKVFDEAVGIDAIILTKIDTDAKGGAALSIAKTIGKPIAFVCDGQEYEDIEKFDADWMLERLFDQVAA
- a CDS encoding prefoldin alpha subunit PfdA, which gives rise to MNDEELRQAMQALESYNKQLEGITRQARILQNTRDETTRASRTVQALVDAKPGDEILIPVGGSCLVTVQVSEKKKAIIGVGSKISVEKDFPEALEYLERTTNELSDAIQKTISAMQEIQGYVEELDAAIQQEYAARRSQGSAQ
- a CDS encoding ribosomal protein LX, translating into MKAFLVTGHFADPRKEQPFSIEMAAEDETAVREKVLSTIGSRHKMKRWQVTITAVEELPADKVESHLVKYQIGA
- a CDS encoding DNA primase small subunit PriA, with the protein product MERQGGFQQQKPYTEVELDPNSRFLFKLFRRYYRSFTPDMPDRFTKKEYGFIPFGKTMQRHMAFSSPDDLKTFMMSKVPAHSYYSTAYYRHPAKPVMEEKEWMGAELIFDLDADHLAGAEEMTYSQMMVQIRKEMISLVDDFLCSDLGFSEKQVRICFSGGRGYHAHIRTNDIYTLGTNERRELVDYVSCIGLDLDTVFPIHTDAVSVSVMGNGLTRSNTHSYRVIPPADSGGWKLKLREALKLICLNIIESDPKVIKAIYPSVKATPQTLVNLRTHLKGMFRTMFEHNSMNGLTNPEQDILMKALNDVAPLLSSEVDKPVTPDIKRLIRLPGSLHGKTGLKVVHITRDELTDYDPLQSAVPDVYTDDPVKVTMRKPMDLYMMGEHMSLKGETEVPEYAAPLLIGRKYASYGWESERKERLF
- a CDS encoding transposase — translated: MFVPRVHMTEIRTMEIRLYPNKTQERTMLDTIGHCCFLYNHLLEHCRNAFAESLRHPTEYDMNKEITAFKKERPELITVYSRVLINVSTRVSLAFKGFFRRLATKTEHAGFPRFRSFSRYDSFTYTQSGFSLENGRLKLSKIGTIRIAGLRKMFGRLKTCTVKREGIGPHYRWKACLTYECEEIKTSFLEDTRESVGIDLGLETVVETSSEYSFVNPRHLRKAEKTIAAIQRRMMAFEKGSPGWLKYKQRLYHAFTRLRNIRKAERYGIVNYLISKFSLIAVEDIDVEKIQEKALGKGMRKSYSDASWAMLTDTLCTKAAEAGCTVVKVRPEYTSQRCSACGRLVPKTLSERRHVCTCGADMGRDKNAAFNVERLGLQALQLTRCRMEILGHSGRSQWGNP
- a CDS encoding hydrolase, TatD family, which codes for MDKLPVYDNHIHMSPHGRNVDALREYEQAGGTGLTLVTLPYPEVRIANGKDFAKSYEITFDLAARAREATDLEINIAVGPYPILLMSLAEEFGLEKAEEMMMQGMEDAGKAVQEGKAVAIGEIGRPHFECSPEIWDVSNRVLQRGMEIAKENDVPVIIHCESGTTDTNRSLADIARKAGLDPGMVIKHSSPPFVTEEETFGVMPSIPASKTNIKEARAKGSDRFMLETDYIDEPSKPTAIMSVTTVPNKVKWMLASGMADEELICRICRDIPDRYYHR